From Eptesicus fuscus isolate TK198812 chromosome 13, DD_ASM_mEF_20220401, whole genome shotgun sequence, the proteins below share one genomic window:
- the LOC103304136 gene encoding olfactory receptor 52D1-like gives MSSCNSSIPQPLTFVLAGIPGLESSHGWFSVPFFLAFVITVIGNATILCIIRMEKSLHEPMFLLLAMLSVVDLSLVSVTVPRMLGIFWMNAKEISFKACLTQMFFIPSFYVMESGILLAMAFDRFVAIWHPLRYTTILANNMLVKMAMAVLARAVAVLTPAPILAKRLESFQTHVIAYSYCAYMAVVQIACGDISDHIVYGLMVIVASVGFDLFFISLSYGLILHAVFRIPSWEARGKALSTCGSHLCVIALFYSPVVFSVLAQILGYHMASHLQIIIDNLYFLVPPMINPLIYGARTKQMREWVLRILHCRGD, from the coding sequence ATGTCCTCTTGCAACAGCTCCATTCCTCAGCCCTTGACATTTGTCCTGGCTGGAATTCCTGGCCTGGAATCTTCCCATGGCTGGTTCTCTGTGCCTTTCTTCTTGGCCTTTGTCATTACAGTCATTGGCAATGCCACCATCTTATGCATCATCCGAATGGAGAAGAGTCTTCATGAGCCCATGTTTCTCCTCCTGGCCATGCTGTCAGTTgttgacctctccctggtcagTGTTACTGTGCCCCGCATGCTGGGTATCTTCTGGATGAATGCCAAAGAAATCAGCTTCAAAGCTTGCCTCACCCAGATGTTTTTCATCCCTTCCTTTTATGTCATGGAGTCTGGGATCCTCCTGGCCATGGCTTTTGACAGATTTGTGGCTATCTGGCACCCTCTGAGATACACAACTATCCTTGCTAACAACATGCTTGTGAAGATGGCAATGGCTgtcctggccagggcagtggcaGTGCTGACCCCAGCACCCATCCTAGCAAAAAGACTGGAAAGCTTCCAAACCCACGTCATTGCTTACTCCTACTGTGCCTACATGGCTGTGGTGCAGATAGCCTGTGGAGACATTTCTGACCACATTGTCTATGGCCTCATGGTTATCGTAGCATCTGTGGGATTTGATCTGTTTTTTATCAGTCTGTCATATGGGTTGATCCTTCATGCTGTCTTTCGAATACCCTCTTGGGAGGCACGGGGCAAAGCTCTCAGCACATGTGGCTCTCATCTTTGTGTCATTGCTCTCTTTTATTCTCCTGTTGTCTTTTCTGTTCTGGCCCAGATTTTAGGCTATCATATGGCTTCTCATCTACAGATTATCATTGACAATCTCTATTTCCTGGTGCCTCCCATGATCAACCCTTTGATATATGGAGCCCGAACCAAGCAAATGCGGGAGTGGGTACTTCGGATCCTGCACTGTCGTGGAGACTGA